In Myxococcales bacterium, the DNA window GTAGGTCGTCGCTGAGCCCCGCGTCGGCGTACAATCGCCTGGTGCAACGGGCAACCAAGGTGCGACCGTGGAAACAGCAGGGGACCGCCAGCGTGGTGGAGCTGCGACCGATGCTCCAGTACGCTCGCACGAGGGGCGTGGACGTCGATGGGATCCTCCGTGACATCGGCGTGTCGGCGTCCAAGCTCGACGATTTCGATCTCCGTATCCCCGAGGCGAGCCGCTCTCATGCTTGGATCCAGGCCGACCTGCAGGCGCGCGACCCGTACTTCGGCTTGAACGTCGCCGAACAGGCAAAGATGGGAGCGTACGACGTCCTCGATTATGCGTGGTGCTTCAGCAGCACCCTCGGCGAGGCGCTGGACCAACTGGTCCGTTTTCATCGCGTGCTGTCGGATGCATGGGCAATCAGCCACGAGGTCGTCGGGCGTAGTGCTCGGTTGCGACGCATCCATCGAACACCTGCCCCCGAAGTCGAGGCGGCCCTCGCATTCCTGCACCTCCGTGCGCGCGAGCTCACCGGCCGCGACCTCGCGCCGAGCGAGGTCAGTTTCGCGCACGCCGCACAAACTGATACGACACGCCACCGAGCGGTGTTCGGCTGTCCGGTGCGCTTCGGCCGCCCATTCTCGCAGCTCACTTTTTCCGTGACCGACCTTGCGATTCCCATCGGGACAGCCAACCCCGGCGTTCTCGCGGTCCTGGAACGCTACATGAGCGAGATCCTATCGCGTGTTCCGGCCGCGGGATCCTTCGTCGAAACGGTCCGGGCGGCCGTCTCCCGGACGCTCCGTGCGGGTGCTCCGCCGAGCTTGCGTACGACCTCTCTCGCGCTTCATGCATCGGCCCGCACCATCCAGCGCAGGCTCGCCGAGAACGGCACGACTCACCAAGAGATCGTGGACGCCGGGCGCCAGGAGCTTGCCGAACATCTGCTCGCCGAGGGGCGGCTCTCGATCACGGAGATCGCCTTCCTTGTCGGCTTCTCCGACGTCAGCGGCTTCCAGCGCATGTACAAGCGTTCGACCGGCGTGAATCCGTCCCAACGGCAGCGGCCGGACTGACCGGCCGGCCGTGTGGCGCCGGAGGCCTCGCGTTCTGGCGTGTTCGGCGCGGCCGGAACCCGAAAACGCAGCAAATAGACTGGCGTGCCGACACGGATCGTTCTCTTCGATGCCCCATCCTCGGACGAGAGGACCGCCTACGTCGAGGCGCTGACTGCGAACGGACTGGTGGTCGCTGATGACGCCGATGCGCACGACGATTGCATCGTGGTTGGGCGTGACGAGACCTCGATTCTCGTTCACTTGTCGTATCCGGTGAGCGTGCGCCTGTCCCGAGGCATCAGCCCCGGAGATCTGGCGGCGTTTCTCCGGGTCGCAGTCGAGTTCGAGGAGCTGCAGCGCCGCGTGGGTCTTGGCGCGGAGGAGTCTAGCTCAAAGATCGAGAGAGACCTGCAGAGCACGACTGCATTTCTCGACTCGATCGTCGAGAACATCCCGCTGATGATCTTCGTGAAAGAGGCACAGCAGCTGCGATTCGAGCGCATCAACAAGGCAGGCGAGGAGCTGCTGGGGATCGGGCGGGAAGTGCTGCTCGGAAGGACCGACCGCGATTTCTTCACGGAGGAGCAAGCCGACTTCTTCCAGGCGAAGGATCGCGAGGCCTTGGCGGTGAGCTCACCCATCTGCGTGGCCGAGGAGGCGATCGTGACCCCGCAAGGTGAACGCTACCTCCGGACAATCAAGATCGCGATCCGTGACCGACGAGGCACGCCGACGCACCTTCTGGGGATCTCGGAGGACATAACCCCACGGAAGAAGATGGCCGAGGCACTTCGCCGGACGGAGGACCAGTTCCGCCAGGCGCAGAAACTCGAGGCCGTCGGGCGACTCGCAGGTGGCATTGCGCACGACTTCAACAACCTCTTGTCCGTCATCCTGAGCTACGCGGACATGATTCTGGAGGACGTGAAACCCGGCGATCCGCTCCGGGACGATCTCGGGGAAATGCGAAGTGCGGCGGAACGCGCCAGCTTGCTCACACGTCAGCTCCTCGCGTTCAGTCGAAAGCAGGTGCTCGCACCACGCGTCCTTGACCTGAATGAAACCCTCATGGGACTGCGGAGGCTTCTGGGTCGCCTGATCCGGGAAGACATCGAGCTCACGCTGGGCACGTCGCCAGGCCTTGGCTACGTCCTGGCCGACGTCGGGCAGATTGAGCAGGTGCTCATGAATCTGGTGGTCAATTCGCGTGACGCCATGCCCGAGGGAGGAAAGCTCACGATCGAGACTTCGAACGTGGACTTGGACGCCGAGTTCGCTGCGAAACACCTCGGCGTCGCGCCCGGACGCTACGTCATGCTCGCAGTCACCGACACAGGCATCGGCATGGACACGGCGACACGCGCGCGGATTTTCGAGCCGTTCTACACTACGAAGGAGCAGGGCAAGGGCACGGGGCTGGGGCTGGTCATAGTCTTCGGCATCGTGCATTAGATCGGCGGTACGATCTGGGTCTATAGCGAGCCGGGGCACGGGACCACGTTCAAGATCTATCTGCCGCGCGCGGCGGCTTTCGCGACCACCGCCCAGCCACCGAATCCCAAAGAGCCGGCACGCGGCGGTTCGGAGACGATTCTACTCGTGGAGGACGAGGACGCGGTGCGCGGGCTCGTGCGCACCATCTTGCGGCGCGCGGGTTACACGGTGCTCGACGCGGAGAACGCAGGCGCAGCGCTATTGGTGTGCGAAGCGCACCGCGAGCGCATTCATCTGCTACTCACGGACGTTGTCATGCCACGCATGAGCGGGCGCCAGCTAGCCGAGCGGCTCCTGTCAGTGCGCTCCGACATGACCGTGATGTACATGTCTGGCTACACGGACCACTCGATCGTGAATCATGGCGTGCTCGCTGCCGGCGTCGCCTTCGTTCAGAAGCCAATCACGCCGGGGCTGCTGCTGCGCAAGGTGCGGGAAGCGCTCGATCGTTGAAGGGGAGGGAACCCAGGTGCGACCCGGAGCTCAGAAGCTGCCGGCGCTCTGCTTTGACGAGCCCTGAGCCAGCCGAACACCAGCGCCGGGAAGAACACCGCGTCGCCACCGAGGCCATCCACGCGCCGTACGCCTCGTGGACGATCCCGGCGATGTGGACTCGCCTTGTCTCGAGATCCATGAGCTGCGGAGGGAGCCTCATTGCCCCAAAATCGGCGGCGATTTCGTGGGCTGGGTCCTCGAACACTACGCCTTGCTCAACTCTGTACTCCTGTGGATCGCCCCCTGGTGGGGCCTGGCAGCGTTGCTCTGGGAAGACATCCGGACGCGCGTGCAACGCCTCGTCGAGGGTGTGACCGGCAGCACTCCGACTCGCGTGCCTGCGTGAGGCGCCACCGCGAGCCGCTTACTCGGCTGCCTCTCGGTACACCTCCAGGTGCAGCGCGGCAGAGCGATCCCAGGAAAAACTCCGAGCGCGCTCGATGCCACGTGCTCCCAGCTCCGCCCGCAGCACGTCGTCGTTCGACAAACGACGCAGCCCCCGCGCGAGCTCGGACACGTTCAGGGGCACGTGCAGGGCCGCCCGTCCGAGCACCTCGACCAGCGGCGGGATGTCACTCGCGACGACCGGCGTGCCGCAGGCCAACGCTTCCAATGCCGGCATACCGAAACCCTCGTGTTTGGAGAACTGCACCAGCGCCTCCGCTCCCTGCAGGATCTCGAGCAGCGCGCCGTCGGAGAGGCGCTCGGGAAACACGACACGAGCGCCGATCCCGAGCGCTTCGGCGCGCTCGTCGAGCGGGGTCGAACGGAGCACCCCAAAACGCCGCCCGCGGTACAGGCGCTGCAACATCACCAGG includes these proteins:
- a CDS encoding AraC family transcriptional regulator, producing MDVDGILRDIGVSASKLDDFDLRIPEASRSHAWIQADLQARDPYFGLNVAEQAKMGAYDVLDYAWCFSSTLGEALDQLVRFHRVLSDAWAISHEVVGRSARLRRIHRTPAPEVEAALAFLHLRARELTGRDLAPSEVSFAHAAQTDTTRHRAVFGCPVRFGRPFSQLTFSVTDLAIPIGTANPGVLAVLERYMSEILSRVPAAGSFVETVRAAVSRTLRAGAPPSLRTTSLALHASARTIQRRLAENGTTHQEIVDAGRQELAEHLLAEGRLSITEIAFLVGFSDVSGFQRMYKRSTGVNPSQRQRPD